From Rhodopseudomonas palustris:
TTCCAGACCGCCGAAGAAAACATGGGCTGGTATGCCGGCATCACCGCCGACATCTTCACCTGAGACCGCGCGAGTCGGTGCACTGCGCCGGCTCGCCTTTTCGTCCGGAGACATCACGTGCCGAAACCGATCCTGATCAGTCGCCGCGACGCGATCCGCGGCGCCGCGGCCGCCGCCGCGTTGCTCGCCTGTCCGGCGATCGCCAAAGCGCGGCCGAAGGTCGTGGTGCTCGGCGGCGGGGCGGGCGGCGCCACCGCGGCGAAGTATCTGCGCCACGGCGACGATGCCGTCGAGGTGACGCTGGTCGAAGCCAACCGCAGCTACGTCACGCCGTTCACCTCGAACCTGTATCTCGGCGGGCTGAAGCCGTTCGAGACGCTGAGCTACGGCTACGAGGGCATCGCCGCGCGCGGCGTCGGCATGGTGTTCGACAGCGTCACGGCGATCGACCGCGACGCCAGGCAGGTGCTTACCGCCAGCGGCGCGCGGCTGTCCTACGACCGGCTGGTGCTGTCGCCCGGAATCGATTTCCGCTGGGACGCCGTGCCGGGCTATTCCGAAACCGCCGCCGAGACGATGCCGCACGGCTATCGCGGCGGCGCGCAGTTCAAGCTGCTGAAAAGCAAACTCGACGCGCTCGGCGACGGCGCGCTGATCGTGATCATCGCGCCGCCCAATCCGTATCGCTGCCCGCCGGCGCCCTACGAGCGCGCCTCGATGATGGCCTATGCGCTGAAGACGCGTGGCGTGAAGGACGCCCGCATCGTCATTCTCGACGCCAAGGATCATTTCGCGATGCAGACGCTGTTCATCGACGGCTGGGAGCGCCACTACCCCGGCATGATCGAATGGCAGGACCCCACCATCCACGGCGGCATCAAGGCGGTCGATCCCAAGGCGATGACCGTGACCACCGATTTCGAGACCCACAAGGCGGCGCTGGTCAACGTCATCCCGCCGCAGATCGCGGGGAAGCTCGCGCGCGATGCCGGCCTCGCCGACGCCAGCGGCTTCTGTCCGGTCAATGCCGAGACCATGACCTCGCTGCTCGATCCGTCGATCCAGGTGATCGGCGATTCCGCGACCGGCGGTGAATTTCCGAAATCCGGCTTCGCCGCCAACAACGAGGCGAAGGGCGCGGCGATGATCCTGCGCGCCGAGCTGCTCGGCGAGCGGCGGATGCCGATCCGCTTCACCAATCATTGCTGGAGCGACATCGCCCCCGACGACGCGATCAAAAACGGCGCCCGCTACGCGCCGCAGAACGGCAGGATCGTGGCGTCCGATCCCTACACCTCGCAGCTCGACGAAAGCGCGGAGCTCCGCGCCAAGCAGGCGCGCGAGGCGGCCGGCTGGTACATCGGCATGACGACGGACATTTTCGGCTGAGCGCTGCGCGTCGACCCGATCGGGCGCGGCGCTATTTGACGACCACCTTGGCGCCCTTCGGCACGCGGCTGTAAAGATCGATCACGTCCTGGTTCAGCATCCGGATGCAGCCCGACGACACCGCCTTGCCGATCGTTTCGGGTTCGGTGGTGCCGTGGATCCGGTACAGCGTGTCCTTGCCGTCCTTGAACAGATACAGCGCCCGCGGGCCGAGCGGATTGGCGGCGCCGCCGTCCATGCCCTTCGCCCATTTGCCGTAGCGCTGCGGCTCGCGCGCGATCATGTTCTTGGTCGGGGTCCAATGCGGCCACTCGGCCTTGCGTCCGACATGGGCGGTGCCGCTGAACTCCAGCCCGGCCTTGCCGACGCCGACGCCGTAGCGCAGCGCCTTGCCGCCTTCCATCACCAGATAGAGAAAGCGCCGGTGCGGATCGACCACGACGGTCCCCGGCGGCTCGTCGGTCTTGTACTCCACCAGTTGCCGCACATAGGCCGGCTGCAGCTCGTCCGGCTCGATGCCGGCGATCGGGTGTTTGTCGGTGTCGATCGCCGCATAGCGCGCCGCGATCGCGGCACCCACCATGCTCTTCGGCGGGCCGGGATTCAGTTCGGCCTCGGATTGGGTGACGCAGCCGCCGAGCGTGACGGCGACGGCGACGAGGGCGAACCAGGACCGGACGGACATCGGCGGCTGAAATTCCACGCCGGTCACTTCGCGGGCGGGCGGGCGCGGGCCTGATCGACCACCTTTTTGAACGCGGCGGCGTCGAGCGCGGCGGCGACCTTGTAGGGCCCGATCAGGTACACCGGCGTTCCCTGCAGCCCCATCGCGTCGGCCTGCGACAGCGTGCGGCGCAGCAGCGCCGTGATGGCGTCGCCATGGGCGCCGAGATCGCTCTGCAGCTTCGTCATGTCGACGCCCGCCGCCGCGACGGCGTCGCGCATCTGGTCCTTCGAGATCCCGCGTCCGGGGATCGCCATCAGCGCGTCGTGCGCCGCCTGATACTTGCCCTGATACTTCGCGCCCAGCGCCATCTGCGCGCCGTACACCGATGCCTCGCTCAGGATCGGCCAGTCCTTGTAGACCAGCCGGATCTTGCCGTCGTCGCGCACCACTTTTTCGAGGTCGGGCTCGGATTTCTTGCAGTACGGACAGTTGTAGTCGAAATACGTCACGATCGTGAGATTGCCCTTCGGATTGCCGGCCTCCGGCGCGTCCGGGTCGCTCAGGATCGCCTTGACGTCGACGCCCTCCGCCCAGGCCGACGGCCCGCTGAAGAACTTCACCAGCGGCACGGTGGCGAGCGCGCCGAGGATCATCAGGGATTGTCTGCGGTTCATGGAATGCTCCTGTTGGACGATGATGGTCAGGACGACGCGCCGATACGCTGCAGCGTCTGGAAGAAACTGTCGGCCGACACCTCGCCGACGGTGCGGGCGGCGGTGATTTCGCGGCCGTCCTGCCGGTCGAGAAACACCACCGTCGGCGGGCCGACGATTTCGAAGCGCTTCATCAGCGCCGCGGTCTCGGCGTTGGTCCGGGTGACGTCGGCGCGGATCAGCGTGACGTCGTTCAGCCGCCGCCGGACCGCGGGATCGCCGAACACGTCGCGCTCCATTGTCTTGCACGAGGTGCACCAGTCGGCGGAGAAGTCGATCATGATCGGCTTGCCGCGCGCGCGGCCGTCGCTGATCGCCTGATCGAGCGCGGGTATCGACGTCACCGTCCGGGCGAAGATCGCCGTCGCCGCGGGCTGGTCGGCGCCGAACACCGCGAGCGGCCGCAGCGGATCGTCGCTGCCGCCGGCGGCGCCGACGATCAGCGTCGCGCCATAGACGAAGACGGCGACGCCCGCCGCCTTGCCGAATCGCCGCGTCGCGCCGCCGAGCGGCTCGAGCCGATCGAACGCGCCGAGAAACGCCGCGAGGCCGATGGCGAGGCCGGCCCACAGCAGCAACGCCACCGATCCCGGCAGCACCCGCGAGATCAAGGCGACCGCGAGGCCGAGAAACGCGAAGCCGAACAGTTTGCGGATCGTCACCAGCCACGGGCCGGAGCGCGGCAGCA
This genomic window contains:
- a CDS encoding L,D-transpeptidase, coding for MSVRSWFALVAVAVTLGGCVTQSEAELNPGPPKSMVGAAIAARYAAIDTDKHPIAGIEPDELQPAYVRQLVEYKTDEPPGTVVVDPHRRFLYLVMEGGKALRYGVGVGKAGLEFSGTAHVGRKAEWPHWTPTKNMIAREPQRYGKWAKGMDGGAANPLGPRALYLFKDGKDTLYRIHGTTEPETIGKAVSSGCIRMLNQDVIDLYSRVPKGAKVVVK
- a CDS encoding DsbA family protein; amino-acid sequence: MNRRQSLMILGALATVPLVKFFSGPSAWAEGVDVKAILSDPDAPEAGNPKGNLTIVTYFDYNCPYCKKSEPDLEKVVRDDGKIRLVYKDWPILSEASVYGAQMALGAKYQGKYQAAHDALMAIPGRGISKDQMRDAVAAAGVDMTKLQSDLGAHGDAITALLRRTLSQADAMGLQGTPVYLIGPYKVAAALDAAAFKKVVDQARARPPAK
- a CDS encoding FAD/NAD(P)-binding oxidoreductase; amino-acid sequence: MPKPILISRRDAIRGAAAAAALLACPAIAKARPKVVVLGGGAGGATAAKYLRHGDDAVEVTLVEANRSYVTPFTSNLYLGGLKPFETLSYGYEGIAARGVGMVFDSVTAIDRDARQVLTASGARLSYDRLVLSPGIDFRWDAVPGYSETAAETMPHGYRGGAQFKLLKSKLDALGDGALIVIIAPPNPYRCPPAPYERASMMAYALKTRGVKDARIVILDAKDHFAMQTLFIDGWERHYPGMIEWQDPTIHGGIKAVDPKAMTVTTDFETHKAALVNVIPPQIAGKLARDAGLADASGFCPVNAETMTSLLDPSIQVIGDSATGGEFPKSGFAANNEAKGAAMILRAELLGERRMPIRFTNHCWSDIAPDDAIKNGARYAPQNGRIVASDPYTSQLDESAELRAKQAREAAGWYIGMTTDIFG